The Lutibacter sp. Hel_I_33_5 genome has a window encoding:
- a CDS encoding formate--tetrahydrofolate ligase — protein sequence MAHLSDIEIAQKKELLHIKDIAEKLSVSEDDIEMYGKYKAKLPLSLIDDEKVNQNNLVLVTALTPTPTGEGKTTVSIGLTEGLNKIGKQATVVLREPSLGPVFGIKGGAAGGGYSQVVPMEDINLHFTGDFNAIEKANNLLSALIDNNIQSRISNLNIDPRTILWKRVIDMNDRSLRQITIGLGGTANGVPREDGFNITPASEVMAILCMATNFDNLKKRLGNIFIGFTYDKKPVFASDLKAENAMAILLKDAIKPNLVQTLEENPAIIHGGPFANIAQGTNTIIATKMGLSLSNYVVTEAGFGADLGAEKFLNIKSAYAKLNPKCVVLVATIRALRHHGKSPKEEYNTPNLERVKEGFRNLEKHIENIRKYNIESVVAINSFISDTDEEVQFVIDACKQLGVEAVLSEGWAKGGKGTQNLAKAVVNVVENKATQLKPLYDWKSPVKEKIETIAKEIYGAEKVEYSKKAQLNLRRIDRLGFNDFAICMAKTQKSFSDNASLIGRPEGFTVTVREIEIAAGAQFIIPILGKMMRMPGLPSIPASEGMTIDSNGVISGLS from the coding sequence ATGGCACATTTATCTGATATAGAAATTGCACAAAAAAAAGAGTTATTACATATTAAAGATATTGCAGAGAAGTTAAGTGTCTCTGAAGATGATATAGAAATGTACGGAAAGTATAAGGCAAAACTACCTTTATCTTTAATTGATGATGAAAAAGTAAATCAAAATAACTTGGTTTTAGTAACGGCGTTAACTCCTACACCAACAGGTGAAGGTAAAACTACTGTTTCAATAGGATTGACAGAAGGATTAAATAAAATTGGTAAACAAGCAACTGTTGTTTTACGTGAGCCTTCTTTGGGGCCTGTTTTTGGAATAAAAGGCGGAGCTGCAGGTGGAGGATATTCTCAAGTTGTACCGATGGAAGATATTAATTTACATTTTACGGGTGATTTTAACGCCATAGAAAAAGCAAATAATTTATTGTCTGCATTAATTGATAATAATATTCAAAGTAGGATAAGTAATTTAAATATTGATCCAAGAACAATTTTGTGGAAACGTGTTATTGATATGAACGATCGTTCTTTAAGACAGATAACTATTGGGTTAGGTGGTACAGCAAATGGAGTTCCAAGAGAAGATGGGTTTAATATAACACCAGCTTCAGAAGTGATGGCTATTTTATGTATGGCTACTAATTTTGATAATTTAAAAAAGCGTTTAGGAAATATTTTTATTGGATTTACTTATGATAAAAAGCCAGTTTTTGCTAGTGATCTAAAAGCTGAGAATGCTATGGCAATTTTATTGAAAGATGCAATTAAGCCTAATTTAGTACAAACATTAGAAGAAAATCCAGCTATAATTCACGGAGGTCCTTTCGCAAATATTGCGCAAGGAACCAATACTATTATTGCTACTAAAATGGGACTTTCTTTATCTAATTATGTAGTAACGGAAGCTGGTTTTGGTGCGGATTTGGGTGCAGAAAAATTCTTGAATATAAAATCTGCATACGCTAAGTTAAATCCTAAATGTGTAGTTTTAGTGGCTACAATTAGAGCGCTACGTCATCATGGGAAATCTCCAAAAGAAGAATACAATACGCCAAACTTAGAACGTGTAAAAGAAGGGTTTAGAAATCTTGAAAAACATATAGAGAATATTAGAAAATACAATATAGAATCCGTGGTTGCTATAAATTCGTTTATATCAGATACAGATGAAGAAGTGCAGTTTGTTATTGATGCATGTAAACAATTAGGTGTAGAGGCTGTTTTATCTGAAGGTTGGGCTAAAGGTGGAAAAGGAACTCAAAATCTTGCTAAAGCAGTTGTAAATGTAGTTGAAAATAAAGCAACTCAACTTAAACCTTTGTATGATTGGAAAAGTCCAGTGAAAGAAAAAATTGAAACAATTGCTAAAGAAATTTATGGAGCAGAAAAAGTAGAGTATAGTAAAAAAGCACAATTAAATTTACGTAGAATTGATAGGTTAGGTTTTAATGATTTTGCGATTTGTATGGCTAAAACTCAAAAATCATTTTCAGATAATGCATCATTAATCGGAAGACCTGAAGGTTTTACTGTTACTGTACGTGAAATAGAGATTGCAGCTGGAGCGCAATTTATTATTCCAATTTTAGGTAAAATGATGCGTATGCCAGGATTGCCATCTATTCCTGCGTCTGAAGGAATGACGATTGACAGTAATGGTGTTATTTCTGGTTTGTCTTAA
- a CDS encoding DUF4412 domain-containing protein, whose translation MKKIVQLFILLITVSVVSQEKLEEGVIKMTMKMSTDNAQAKAMFQMIGEVPITYYFKNNMSRTEQKHNMIGDNTTIIDNNKKKMLLLSDNPMAGKIYIEKDLNNSKPDDVTVSENNKTMTIAGYNCIGYDVVIKKGSIETKLTLFMTEKISAPTQNTVVIQDKIKGFPMLTIVNVNQGGIDMEVELKVTEVTKKEVDNNLFDFSIPDGFKKPEKPSPAGID comes from the coding sequence ATGAAAAAAATTGTTCAATTATTTATTCTCCTGATAACAGTATCTGTAGTTTCTCAAGAAAAACTAGAAGAAGGCGTTATAAAAATGACAATGAAAATGTCTACTGATAACGCACAAGCAAAAGCTATGTTTCAAATGATTGGTGAAGTTCCAATTACATATTACTTTAAAAACAATATGTCAAGAACAGAACAAAAGCATAATATGATTGGTGACAACACTACAATTATTGATAATAATAAAAAGAAAATGTTATTGCTTTCTGATAACCCAATGGCAGGAAAAATTTATATTGAAAAAGATTTAAATAATAGCAAACCAGATGATGTAACAGTTTCTGAAAACAACAAAACAATGACAATTGCAGGCTACAATTGTATAGGCTATGATGTTGTAATAAAGAAAGGATCAATTGAAACTAAATTAACCTTATTTATGACTGAAAAAATTTCTGCTCCTACTCAAAATACAGTTGTTATTCAAGACAAAATTAAAGGGTTTCCAATGCTTACTATTGTCAACGTAAATCAAGGAGGAATTGACATGGAAGTCGAATTAAAAGTTACCGAGGTTACTAAAAAAGAGGTAGATAATAATCTATTTGACTTTAGCATTCCTGATGGTTTTAAAAAACCAGAAAAACCAAGTCCAGCTGGAATTGATTAA